The Arachis ipaensis cultivar K30076 chromosome B05, Araip1.1, whole genome shotgun sequence nucleotide sequence GATGCATGATATAAAAGGCAAAGGAGAAAGGAAAAAGCAAAGAATAGATTGAATGATTTGAAACATTGAAAGTTGAAAGTGAGATCGAATCCGGTTCGGGTAAGAAGTAACCGCAACTAACTCTCTTCACTCAATCACCTCTCATTTCCGGTTTCTTTTTAATTTGCAGTTCAAGTCCTTCCAACAACAACAATTTCTGAACAAGCTTCTCTTTTTCGTTTGTTCTTCCCTTTTGATTTTAGGGTTTTGGGATGCGATGTCGAATCATCATCGTACTGCGAGTGGTGTTTCGTCTAAGAACGGTCTTCCAACCAAAGAACTCCTCGACGATCTCTGCAGGTTCCTTCTTTTCTCTGATTTTTTCGATTTTGTTTACTGctctcttttgtttttccataaaatGCTTGAAATTTGGGAGCTCTTTTTCGTTTCAagtgttcttttttctttttctttttccccttTGCTTCAGAATGTGGTACATGGTTTTAGTTGTTATGCTGCTATCCGATTTTCAAAAAAGAATGTTCAGCTTGGTCTTGGTAGTAGAACTGTTAAATTTTCAGTTTTAAAACGGCCTAATTATGCATTAAAGGGTTGTTTTTAAGATGTGATCTAGACTTTATTGtcttcctatttttttttttttcatgaattgcCTTTTTATGTTTTGTATATTGCAGCCGGTTTGTGTTAAATGTGCCAAAGGAAGACCTTCAATCATTCGAAAGGATCTTGTTTCTTGTGGAGTATGCACATTGGTTTTATGAAGATAATTCTGTTGAGAATAACCCATCTCTCAAGTCATTAAATCTCAAGGAGTTCACTTCTTTAAGTATCCTGACTATGATTGTTTTATTTCTGGTCCTTTTTCGGTCCTCTCTGTTTACTGTATCATATAGGATTCGCATTCTTGTTCGTTTTGTTAACATATAAATCTACTGAAGTTATGATAGCCTAGACACTGTTTTCCTTAATATCAAACAGTGTTCAACAGTTGTGATGTTTTAAAGCCTTATGTGGCTCATATAGATGATATATTTAAGGACTTCACTTCGTACAAGGTTCGAGTCCCAGTAACTGGAGCAATAATTCTTGATGAAACATTTGAAAGAGTAAGCCAAGAACTTGGTCACGGAAGCAGAAGATTTTATTTTCTgtagtaaatataaaattctatttgcatattttttttctaGGAAGTAAATTCTTAAACTGTGTTTTAGTTTTTACTGTTTACTTAAGAAGGTACCTATGTGTATTTCAGTTAGAAACTCACAATTCTAACTTATCACTATGTCCTGAGTATATTCCATGTGGTCTAGCTACTGCATGTTACATTTTATCATTGACGTCTCTAGTTCAAACTTCgaattgatttatttttcaaTGCAACTTCTTGGGACCAGAAAAATATTTCTGTTAGATTCATTGGTATGTCTGGTCATATTAACATACATGCCTGCTGTTGACAGTGCTTGCTAGTGAAAGGATGGAAAGGTTCAAGTTGGAGCTTCCCTCGTGGCAAAAAGAGCAAAGATGAAGAAGATCATGCATGTGCCATTAGAGAAGTAAGTGTGATTCTTTTGAGTGTCTCTTCCATTGTCTTCATTTATGACTCTCTTTCCTCGTGTTACATTGATTTGAAGTGTAGGTCTAGGAAAGAGAGATACCTATTCATTAGCTAATTTTGCATCTCTAGCCGATGAGTCTAGCATAGCTTTTCgctatttgtttttttattaatGCAGGtcatggaagaaacaggttttgATGTCTCAAAACTTCTTAAAAAGGAAGAATACCTTGAAATTATTTTTGGACAACAGAGAGTCCGACTTTACATTATTGCTGGTGTGAAAGATGATACTGCATTTGCCCCACAAACCAAAAAGGAGATCAGTGTATGTGACGCTTTCTCATGTTACCTTTAAGTTTTGTTTTCTTTCCGGTAGGATCATTTTCTAATAGTGTTATGTTGTATTCATTATAATGCATTTGCTATTTTGTCCTTTTCGTATTTGAGTACTGGTGTTCTTCTATTTACATGAATCTATATGTGGTCTGCATTGTTTATTCTCGGAAGCttgagttgaatatgctttgtaaCATTATCACTTCTCACGGTCAGTTGTAGGTGATTAATGATTGAAATTTTGGTTGTTGAGAAATTTTTGTTGTTGGTTTGTAGGAAATTTCGTGGCACCGGCTTGATGACCTTCAACCAGCAAGTGATGAAGTGATATCTCGTGGAATCACTGGCCTCAAGCTTTATATGGTGTCCCCTTTTTTGGCGTGAGTACAGCGGCACGTGATTTTTGATAGTTTTGGTGAATGTCCCAGGAGTTGTTGAAATTTATGAAGACTGGTGTCTTTTATGCAGATCATTGAAATCatggatttcatcacatccaCCTCCTATGGCTCCAAGGCCTGATTTGCCCCTTAAAGGTAAGTTGGTTACACACATGGTTTAATTCGTTGCACTGCATTGTATTTAATTTGAGATTTTGTTGAGAATTGAAATGTCAGTTGCTTAGTTGATTGCTGATAAGCCTTTTACATTTGTTAAGGAATTTGCGTGTGGAAAGCAAAGCACGGTTCTACAGGGAGTAGCTCAACATTCATGGATAGCCAGCCCACAAAGCCTGAAAATGAATCTCAAAATATTGATATAGGGCCTGGCAGGAGCTTCAGGAATTTCAGATTTGATACTGCAACGATCTTACAAGCCATGGAAACAGCATTTTCTTCTTGAAGGTCCAGCAACATTCCTGTAAAGTCCCTCCCTGTAACTGAATTGGATGCCACCATTTTCACTTTTATGTCAGAAGTCCGTAGTGATCAAATTAGGTAGCTGTACATGATGTTTCTCAGATTTATCAGGTTGAGTAATTTGTACATTGTGTACATGAATCGTTTGTGGGCCTAAACAGTATTCTCAATTAGTTAGTGTGGATTTATCTGTTAAACTAGAAAGATCATTCTAATATATAGGTTTACATTCCCCGATTTTTAATGAATCATACAATTAACTCTGAATTCGGCAGACCGAAATAACTCAAGTTCAAACCAAATGGATAATAATAAGCGGTATGATGAGGTTTAGTGTGTTTCAAGTTTATCCGCAACAGTTAACGAGTTTCCATTCTATACTTGgcgttttaaaattattttaattaatttctagACGATGACGTTCAAATTATGATAGAAATGTATAACATGGTATACTAATTGACAACTTGACTAGTCATTGTAAAATCATTATTTTTGTAATAGATTTTGAACTCCTCCAActacaaaatatataaaaaatatatgacGGGGGTTAGTCTTGGAACGTGAATCATACAGATTAGTCATTTCTTGAACTCTACAAAGCATAGTTCATAGGGGAATTGTTAAGCATCCGAAATTTAAACTTCTAGCAAGATGCAACTTTTACTATACAAAGCCATATCAGAGTACATGTTTATACAGAAATCATAAACATAACAAACTGAATGAAAAGCCTTGAATTGAATGTACCTGGGTTTCGTTGGAGTCTTGTGTTGGTGAGACAATGCCATGAAATTTCCATGAGGGAGGTTATAAACAGTAGAATCCGTCCACAAAGATTTAAACTTGTCCACAATTTCTTCTGGGGTCATCATTGTACCATTGTTGGAAGCCTCAGCTCCTCAGGTGGCTTTGCAGCTTCCTTTGCAAACACTGCCAACatctgtttctttttctttttttcagatCACAAATTTATTAGTACTACTAACTACTATTCAGTTGTGTTGTGAATTGTGATCACCCCTGAAGTTTTGGATAGGACATTTTAATATCTAATAAATTAAttgaattaattagttgatataaataaataatatagttgatttaatttaataaattaaaaatatattaaaaaatatactaTACCAATTTTATCatcaaatacaaaaaatttattttaatataatataataaaaaaatagaggaTAGATTTTAAAACTCTTAAtcactaaaactaaacaaaaatgaCAACACTAAAACGTTAATTATTTGACCATActgtcaatattttttttttttaaataaaagcaaGATTATTAACGTTTTCATAAATatgcataattaattaattataaaataatttttagtagAGAGGGAAGATGATTGACAATAATGATAactaatttttgtaaaaatatgtATATTGTCcatgatatttttatttatttaaaaaaaatgttcacTTGTTCTCacccaactatatatatataatggtcaaATAATCACAAATCACAGGCCAGTTGCCCGGTTCCTCTCTAGTTTTCCTTTCCCTCTCTTTTAtcgttattattttaaatttaaatacagCTGCCGCCGCTGCAGTCAAAACCAATGTTCTAAAAATCAGTTCGAATCGATCGGTCGAACCAAGAACTGATAGCAAATACTAGGGTTAGAAGTGAGTCGAGATGAGTCGAACTAGACTAAGTTCAAGCTCGACTCACGAAAATTAAGCTTGACTCAcgactcgactcattaacaatcgagcatATTTTGTAAGTTTAAACTCGACTCAACGAAAGCTCACGAGTTGATTAGAGTTTACAAGCGGGCTCAAATAATaggaacataatctataattttatatcaataaatgataacttatatatattaaaaaaatattgaaaaaagataaattttatatattatctatctacttaatctatacttttaatattatatgtataaTCAAGCCAattcacgagctaatgagctgaagctcaaactcgactcatttaatttatgagttcAATTCTAAACTCAAGCTCGGCTCCCCAGCTCACGAGTTCAGCTTATCAAGCTATTAACGAGTCGAGTTcgagctggcttgactcacttctaGCCCTAGCAAACATGATTTAAACAAAAAGTAAAATCGTCAAATTCAAAAAACCGGAATTAGACTATCGAACCGATAAAAAATCGATTAGTCGAACTGGACCGTGACTTGGACAGTTTTTAAAATTAAGCCCTAAAAATACAGAAATGAATTCTCTCCATTTTTTTTCACtagagagaataaagtgtgatttctcacatttaattttataaataggaccaaaaattaataaaaaagagaATAATAAATGGTGAGATCAAACACTAAACACTACCAATTCACCAAAAAAATCTCAATTCACCAAAAAAAACACTAAACACTACCCTAAAAATACTGCATTTTGACTTGGAACCAAAATTGAATCCTCTAAACCCAGACACCCGCAGACAG carries:
- the LOC107645027 gene encoding mRNA-decapping enzyme subunit 2 isoform X1, which translates into the protein MSNHHRTASGVSSKNGLPTKELLDDLCSRFVLNVPKEDLQSFERILFLVEYAHWFYEDNSVENNPSLKSLNLKEFTSLMFNSCDVLKPYVAHIDDIFKDFTSYKVRVPVTGAIILDETFERCLLVKGWKGSSWSFPRGKKSKDEEDHACAIREVMEETGFDVSKLLKKEEYLEIIFGQQRVRLYIIAGVKDDTAFAPQTKKEISEISWHRLDDLQPASDEVISRGITGLKLYMVSPFLASLKSWISSHPPPMAPRPDLPLKGICVWKAKHGSTGSSSTFMDSQPTKPENESQNIDIGPGRSFRNFRFDTATILQAMETAFSS
- the LOC107645027 gene encoding mRNA-decapping enzyme subunit 2 isoform X2 — translated: MSNHHRTASGVSSKNGLPTKELLDDLCSRFVLNVPKEDLQSFERILFLVEYAHWFYEDNSVENNPSLKSLNLKEFTSLMFNSCDVLKPYVAHIDDIFKDFTSYKVRVPVTGAIILDETFERCLLVKGWKGSSWSFPRGKKSKDEEDHACAIREVMEETGFDVSKLLKKEEYLEIIFGQQRVRLYIIAGVKDDTAFAPQTKKEISEISWHRLDDLQPASDEVISRGITGLKLYMVSPFLASLKSWISSHPPPMAPRPDLPLKVKEFACGKQSTVLQGVAQHSWIASPQSLKMNLKILI